A window of Rhinolophus ferrumequinum isolate MPI-CBG mRhiFer1 chromosome X, mRhiFer1_v1.p, whole genome shotgun sequence contains these coding sequences:
- the GJB1 gene encoding gap junction beta-1 protein: MNWTGLYTLLSGVNRHSTAIGRVWLSVIFIFRIMVLVVAAESVWGDEKSSFICNTLQPGCNSVCYDHFFPISHVRLWSLQLILVSTPALLVAMHVAHQQHIEKKMLRLEGHGDPLHLEEVKRHKVHISGTLWWTYVISVVFRLLFEAAFMYVFYLLYPGYAMVRLVKCEAYPCPNTVDCFVSRPTEKTVFTVFMLAASGICIILNVAEVVYLIIRACARRARRRSNPPSRKGSGFGHRLSPEYKQNEINKLLSEQDGSLKDILRRSPGSGAGLAEKSDRCSAC; encoded by the coding sequence ATGAACTGGACAGGCTTGTACACGTTGCTCAGTGGTGTGAACCGGCATTCTACTGCCATTGGCCGAGTATGGCTGTCGGTCATCTTCATTTTCCGAATCATGGTGCTGGTGGTGGCTGCAGAGAGCGTGTGGGGTGACGAGAAGTCCTCGTTCATCTGCAACACCCTGCAGCCCGGCTGCAACAGCGTGTGCTACGACCActttttccccatttcccacGTGCGGCTGTGGTCTCTGCAGCTCATCTTGGTGTCCACCCCAGCGCTCCTCGTGGCCATGCATGTGGCTCACCAGCAgcacatagaaaagaaaatgctgcGACTTGAGGGCCATGGAGACCCGCTCCACCTGGAGGAGGTGAAGAGGCATAAGGTGCACATCTCGGGGACGCTGTGGTGGACCTACGTCATCAGCGTGGTCTTCCGGCTGCTGTTCGAGGCCGCCTTCATGTATGTCTTTTACCTGCTCTACCCGGGCTATGCCATGGTGCGGCTGGTCAAGTGTGAGGCCTACCCCTGCCCCAACACGGTGGACTGTTTCGTGTCTCGCCCCACCGAGAAAACCGTCTTCACCGTCTTCATGCTGGCCGCCTCGGGTATCTGCATTATCCTCAACGTGGCCGAGGTGGTGTACCTCATCATCCGGGCCTGTGCCCGCCGAGCCCGGCGCCGCTCCAATCCGCCCTCCCGAAAGGGCTCGGGCTTCGGCCACCGCCTCTCGCCCGAGTACAAGCAGAATGAGATCAACAAGCTGCTGAGTGAGCAGGACGGCTCTCTGAAAGACATCCTGCGACGCAGCCCCGGCTCTGGGGCCGGGCTGGCTGAGAAGAGTGACCGCTGCTCGGCCTGCTGA